The region CGGTCTGCGGCTGAAATGCCGACTCAAACCGGGCCGCACGCGCGCCGCAGGAAGAATTCGAGGTACGCGAGACCTGCGGCAACTGCTCCATGTTACCTGAGCCGGGCAAATGTCGCCCCTACTCGGTCTTACGCGCAACCAACGGGGGTGTACGGCTGTGGTGCGCATTACCCGATAGCGGGCCCCCGGTGACGCGCAGTCGCATCAGCGGCACCAAATTTGCGTACCCATTACCGCAATGCGGTGTTCCGGGCCGGTGTTGGATGCGGCGTGCGCGGATCGGCGCGATCGTCCGGTTCAGCCACCACCGCGACCCGAAGATGGCACGGCGGCTGATCGGGGAGGGGCTGTCGCGGGCGGGCGGTTGGCCGGCGAGCGGGTCGGATCGACTGGGCTGATCGCCGAGGGCACCGTCGGCGGTGCGGGCGCACCCGCGCGCTGTTGCGGCGGTCGGGCGGAACAACTACAGCCTGTAGAACCAATCGGGTAGAACAACCGGACCGGCGGCACCGGGCCTCGTGGCCGCGAAACGCCCCGGCCCGGCCGTCGGGCCGGTGTCGGGACGTCAGCGCGTCGGGGCGGACCGGGTCAGCGGGCGACGAAACCGACGGCCCGGGGGGACGCCTCGGCGATCTCGACGTAGGCGACCTTGGTCACCGGGACGATGATCCGGCGGCCCTTCTCGTCCGTCAGGGACAGGGTGCCGTCGTTGGCGATGGCGTCGGTCACGATCTGCTCGATCTCGGCCGGCGTCTGCGCGCTTTCCAGCACCAACTCGCGCGGCGCGTACTGCACGCCGATCTTGACCTCCACGGGACCTCCTCATCCAGGGCGAAACTTCGCCGTTGCGAAGGCTATCCGATGAGCGGAGGTATCCGTCA is a window of Micromonospora sp. NBC_01699 DNA encoding:
- a CDS encoding DUF3107 domain-containing protein translates to MEVKIGVQYAPRELVLESAQTPAEIEQIVTDAIANDGTLSLTDEKGRRIIVPVTKVAYVEIAEASPRAVGFVAR